A stretch of the Panicum virgatum strain AP13 chromosome 9N, P.virgatum_v5, whole genome shotgun sequence genome encodes the following:
- the LOC120689124 gene encoding uncharacterized protein K02A2.6-like, whose translation MVEPLKKAPGVFTHLLVAIDKFTKWIKAKPINTIDSKKAVKFFLDIVCRFGVPNSIITDNGTNFTGHYFQEFAEEYRIRIDWASVGHPCTNGQVKRANGLILQGLKPRIFDMLKKFTGCWVEELPTELWSFEPLLTGQRG comes from the coding sequence ATGGTCGAGCCGCTCAAGAAGGCACCAGGAGTGTTCACCCACCTACTTGTTGCAATTGACAAGTTCACCAAATGGATAAAAGCAAAGCCGATCAACACAATCGACTCCAAGAAGGCCGTCAAGTTCTTCCTGGACATCGTCTGCAGGTTCGGCGTGCCCAACtccatcatcaccgacaacggaaCCAACTTCACAGGCCATTACTTCCAAGAGTTCGCGGAAGAATACAGGATCCGGATCGACTGGGCATCGGTCGGACACCCATGCACAAACGGGCAAGTCAAAAGAGCTAACGGCCTAATCCTCCAAGGGCTCAAACCTCGCATTTTTGACATGCTCAAAAAGTTCACGGGTTGTTGGGTGGAAGAGCTGCCGACAGAGCTCTGGAGCTTCGAACCACTCCTAACCGGTCAACGGGGCTAA